Part of the Streptomyces sp. NBC_01460 genome, TCTGTGGCGCCGGGGAGCGCGGGGTGGCGGCCGAAGGCGCCGATGCGGCGGCGGAGTTGCCGCAGGACGTCGGCGGCGCTTGTGCGGGCCGGGTGGTGGGGTATGTGGTCGGAGAGCTGGGCCGGTACGTCGGCCTGCTGTCCGCCGAGTGAGAGGTGGAGCAGCGCTTCGTGGCCCTGGAACTCGGTGTGCTCGACGACCCCGGTCATGGCTCGTTCGAAGGCGGTGGCGTGTGTCTTGTCGGCTATGCGGATGGCTTCGGGACGCAGTCCGATGAGGAGCGGCTGTCCCTGGAAGACGCGGAGCATCTGGTGGTCATGCGTGAGCGGGTAGGAGAGGGTGATTTTTTGGGCCCCCACGTTGAGCGCCATGACGCCGTCGACGGGGGCGTACACCGTGCCGTGCAGCAGGTTGATCCTCGGTGTGCCGACGAACGAGGCGACGAAGGCGTTGGCGGGCAGTGCGTAGAGGGTGCGGGGGGTGTCGACCTGCTGAAGGACTCCGTCGCGCATGACTGCCACCCGGTCGCCGAGCGCCATGGCTTCGGCCTGGTCGTGGGTGACGTAGATGGTCGTCGCACCGGTGCTGCGGGTGACCGCGAGCATTTCGGTGCGCAGGCGGGCCCGCAGCCGGGCGTCGAGGCTGGAGAGCGGCTCGTCCATCAGGAAGACCGAGGGGCGCCGTACCACTGCGCGGCCCATGGCGACGCGCTGGCGCTCTCCGCCGGAGAGCCGGCCGGGGATCTGGTTCAGGAGGTGGTCGATGCCCAGGGTCTGGGCGACGGACTGCACGTGTGCCCTCACCTGGTCGGGGTCCTGTTTCTGGACCGCGAGGGGAAAGCCGATGTTCTGCGCTGTGGTCATGTTGGGGTAGAGCGCGAAGCTCTGGAAGATCATCGCGATGTCTCGTTCGCTCGGCTGGAGATCGTTGGCGATCCTTCCGCCGAGGTGCAGCTCGCCCCCGCTGATGGTTTCCAGGCCGGCGATCATGCGCAGCAGGGTGGACTTGCCGCATCCGGATGGGCCGAGCAGTACGAGGAACTCCCCGTCCTGGACGGTCAGAGAGAGCTGGTGCACGGCCCTCTGTCCGTTGGAGTAGGTCTTGGCGAGGTTGTGCAGGGTAATGGTGCTGCCCACGGGTGCTCCTGGTGCGAGTCGCGCTTGGCGGGAGAAGAGAGGGCCGGTCAGGGGGTGAGTTCGCCGGCGGCGATGTGGAGGCCGGCGGCGACCAGGACGATGTTCTTGATGACGTACTGGCCTTCGAGGGTGGGGACAGCCGCGGTGTGCCAGGCGGCGTCCGGCAGTACGAGCAGCGAGAGAAAGACTCCGGCCATGTGGAGGAAGAATGCTGCCAGGGCCCAGCGGAGCAGGAAACCGGTCAGGAACGCGAGCCCGATGCCCGTCTCCAGAACCGCGAGCAGGAGCAGGCAGAGCGGGTCGGGGATGAACCCCATGGTCAATTCGGTCATGGCGCTGATGGCGAAGTCCTCGGCCGCGCTCGCGCCGGGGAAGAACTTCAGGGCGCCGAACCAGCAGAAGACCAGTCCGATGCAGACGCGCAGCACGAGGGTGCTGATCCGCGTGTAGCGGTGGGCGTGGCCCGCTGCACGGCTTCCCAGGGTCTGCCGCAGGCCCAGCGCCGGGGCGGGTGCCCGGTCGTCGGGGGCAGGGCTTTCGGCGGGCTGGCGGTGGTGGGAAGTGCTGGTCATCGACAATCTCCTCCGCTGGAGACGATCACGGGTGCTGGCTGCTGGGCACCTGACTGCGGTGGTTGTCCGCCGGCCCGGGCCCCTGGTTCTTCGTACGGGGAAGGGCCCCGCGGAGGGCAGTGCCTCCTGCGGGGCCCCGGGTTAGCCGGTCCCGGTCAGCTGAAGTTGACGTCGCTGCACAGGAAGTACTTCTGGTCCATGTGCGATGCCTTCCAGACGGTCACCACGACGTGGCGTCCGCTGTAGCCGGAGGTGCTGACGTCCGTGACGTAGTGCGGCTGGTAGGGGTACCTGCCGGTCTTCTTCACCAGCTCGAGGTCGTCCCACCCGATCAGCTGGTACTCCGGGTTGAAGCCCTGCTTGGTGACGTAGACCTCGAGCCAGTCCGCGCCGTGTCGTGCCTCGTCGTAGAGGTCGATGGTGAAGTCGGAGCCGATGTTGGTCATCTTCCACGGTCCGGGGCGGTCGAGGGGACGGTAGTTCGTCTCGCCCTGGCCGCCGGCGCTGCAGATCTGACCGTTGGGGATGACCTGCTTGTAGTTGTCGCCGGTGTTGTTGGCGTAGACGGCCTTCCACGCGCCGATGGCGTTCGCGTTCTCGTGGTAGGTGCGATAGCACATGGGGTCCTGGGACTCGCTGGGCTCGGTGTAGCCCCAGCGCTGCAGGCAGCCGTAGTTGCGGGTCTCGGGGGTGATGACGGTGCCGTGTGCGGAGGCCGTCGGTGCCTGGATGACGCCCAGGAGGGCGGTGGCCAGTACGGTGGAGCTCAGCGCGACGGCGCGGGACAGCGTTGCGGGTATGCGGTTCATGGTGCTCTTCCTCCGTGTATGTGGAGATCACAGGCCGACCCCGACCAATGATTTAGGTGCACATGACAGCTTGTGATGCGGTCAGGCGTTACTCAGGTGGGTGCTCACCTCCTCTCGCCGACGCGCGAGCCGGTTCAGCAGGGCGGCCAGGGACCACTGGCCGGGGCCGAGGGCGGCGATGAGCAGGAAGGCCCAGCAGAACAGCGCGGCGCTCTCGCCACCGTTCTCGATGGGAAACAGCCCGTCGCCCTGGTGGTTGACGAAGTAGGCGTAGGCCATGGACCCGGAGCACAGAAGTGCTGCCGTGCGCGTGCTCAGTCCGATCAGCACGAGTGCTCCACCGATCAGCTGGATCACCGCGGCCCACCAGCCGGGCCACTCCCCGGTGCTGGGCATCTCGCCGTGCGGGCCGCCCAGGACGTTGAAGAGGGTGGCGACTCCGTGGCAGGCGAAGAGCAGGCCGGTCACGATGCGGAAGAGGCTCAGGATGGGCTGTTCGAACCTGGCTGCTGGCATGTGCGGCATGCCTTTCTGCGCGGGAGGAGGGATTGGGGTGCTGCTGGGCCTGGTCGCGGGCGGCCCGCTGGGGTGGTGGCCACCCGCGATCAAGTGGCTAGGCGGTGAGGCTGAACTTCTGGCTGGCCCAGGTGCTGCAGTCCCACAGGTGGAGGCGGGCACCGTTGGCAGTGCTCTGGCCCTCGACATCGAGGCAGCGGCCGGACTTGAGGTTCTTCAGCGTTCCGTTGGCCTGGAAGGCCCACTTCTGGCTGTCCCAGCCGCCGCAGTCCCACAGGTGCGCCTTGGTGCCGTTGGCGGTTGCGCCGCCTTCGACGTCCAGGCACTTGCCGCCGGACTTGAGCTGCTGGCCGTCCAGCGTCCACGTCATCGAGGCTGTGTTGGCGCAGGTCCACTGCTGGATCGCGGTGCCGTTGGCCGTGCCGGCCCCGGCGCGGTCGATGCACTTGGTGGTGCCGCCGTTGACGATCCGGCCAGAACCCGCGCTCGGTTCGGGGTCAGGGGTGGGGTTGCCGCCGGCACCCCAGGCGTTCCAGTTGTCCCAGGTCTCCGCGTCGAAGCCGAGGCGGCCGGGCTGGTCCGCTCCCCAGTTGGTGCCGGACTTGTTGATGACGGTGCCGCCGACGGTGTAGTTCTCGAGCTTGAGGCCCTTGCTCTGAGCCGTTTCGTTACCCAGGGTGACCTTCTGGCCGGCGGTGTTGGTGTAGCGCTTGAGGAGGCTGACCTGGCTGCCCGGGTCGAGGCCGTTCCAGCTGTCGATCTTCAGGTTCTTGACGAGGATGTTTTCGGTGCTGGAGAGCGCGAAGACGCGGATCGCGCAGTTGGTCTGGCCTTCGACGGTGATGTTCTCGAAGGTCATATTCTGGACCTTCGTGTTGGGGTCGCCCTTGGTGGTGGACCCCATGTCCTCCCAGTGGGAGGAGGAGTTGAGGATGCAGGTGTTGTACTTGACGTCCTTCCAGTACATCCGGTTGTGGATGACGTGGGTGTTGGTCACCCGGACGTTGTCGATGTTGCGGGGAGTCCAGCCCCACTGGATGACGGGGCCGTTCTCGTTCTTCCAGATGACGGTGTTATCGATGTTGACGTCGCTGTGGTACATCTTCAGGACGTCGTCGTTGGCGTTGAAGAACGTGTTCTTCATGGTGCTGCCGCGGTAGAGCTCGATGCCGTCGGTCTGCCAGTACCAGGAGCCGACCTGCTTGTAGTTGTCGACGCGCATCTGGAAGGTCTGCTCGTTGCCGTAGACGACGAACGAGTGGTAGGGCGGTTCGTTGATCGTCACGCCCTGCAGATCGAGGTACTGCTGGGCGTCGGCGGACTGGAACTGGAGCATCTTCACGCAGGAGGCGTGACAGTTCGACGCCCCGCTGAGGTGGTCGTAGTTGTTGTTGGTGTCCGCCTCGTAGACGTACTGCTCACCGGAGAGGACTCCGTACCCGGTCACCTTGTACAGGCCCTGGGTATCGTGGAAGAAGCGGAAGGCGCCCTTCACGTACGCGCCGGGTGCCAGGTAGACCCACTTGACGTTGGCCGGGAGCACCGCGTGGTACTTCGAGCCCATGGTGTAGGTACCCGGGCGGAAGTAGATGATGTCCTGGCTGATGTTGTTCAGGTTCGTGACCTGGCCGGGCTCGGGGTAGTGGATGCTCCCCGACGCGGCGGTGGGGATCAGCCGCTCCTTCTCCGCGCCGGTCGGCGTCGGCTCGGCAAAGATCATCATCGAGTTACGGGGCTCGGTGTGGATGGCCCGGTTGTTGCCGCCGCCGGTGGTGGTCAGCTTCCCGGCGTCATTGGCCGGGCCGGACATGTCGTTGTAGGCCGTGTACAGCTGCGGGTCGAACTCGACCGAGAACCGGTAGCCCTTCGAGCTGTAGGGCACCTTGACCCGGACGGTCTTGCTGTTGACCAGCTCCTTGTCGAAGTTCAAGCTGCTCGGCTTGATCTTGACCTGGTCGGCCGAGGAGATGCTCTGGTCGGTGCGCAGTGACACGTC contains:
- a CDS encoding DoxX family protein, whose protein sequence is MTSTSHHRQPAESPAPDDRAPAPALGLRQTLGSRAAGHAHRYTRISTLVLRVCIGLVFCWFGALKFFPGASAAEDFAISAMTELTMGFIPDPLCLLLLAVLETGIGLAFLTGFLLRWALAAFFLHMAGVFLSLLVLPDAAWHTAAVPTLEGQYVIKNIVLVAAGLHIAAGELTP
- a CDS encoding DoxX family protein, which codes for MPAARFEQPILSLFRIVTGLLFACHGVATLFNVLGGPHGEMPSTGEWPGWWAAVIQLIGGALVLIGLSTRTAALLCSGSMAYAYFVNHQGDGLFPIENGGESAALFCWAFLLIAALGPGQWSLAALLNRLARRREEVSTHLSNA
- a CDS encoding ABC transporter ATP-binding protein; this encodes MGSTITLHNLAKTYSNGQRAVHQLSLTVQDGEFLVLLGPSGCGKSTLLRMIAGLETISGGELHLGGRIANDLQPSERDIAMIFQSFALYPNMTTAQNIGFPLAVQKQDPDQVRAHVQSVAQTLGIDHLLNQIPGRLSGGERQRVAMGRAVVRRPSVFLMDEPLSSLDARLRARLRTEMLAVTRSTGATTIYVTHDQAEAMALGDRVAVMRDGVLQQVDTPRTLYALPANAFVASFVGTPRINLLHGTVYAPVDGVMALNVGAQKITLSYPLTHDHQMLRVFQGQPLLIGLRPEAIRIADKTHATAFERAMTGVVEHTEFQGHEALLHLSLGGQQADVPAQLSDHIPHHPARTSAADVLRQLRRRIGAFGRHPALPGATEPPAQSPPRKGIGELVIRDEPGARHRRGQHIPLLIDVRNLLVFNARGERISPDPTQVPQL
- a CDS encoding lytic polysaccharide monooxygenase auxiliary activity family 9 protein; this encodes MNRIPATLSRAVALSSTVLATALLGVIQAPTASAHGTVITPETRNYGCLQRWGYTEPSESQDPMCYRTYHENANAIGAWKAVYANNTGDNYKQVIPNGQICSAGGQGETNYRPLDRPGPWKMTNIGSDFTIDLYDEARHGADWLEVYVTKQGFNPEYQLIGWDDLELVKKTGRYPYQPHYVTDVSTSGYSGRHVVVTVWKASHMDQKYFLCSDVNFS
- a CDS encoding family 49 glycosyl hydrolase, which gives rise to MPAGRLRRLNPLAAIAAGLALALAGAVMPTSALASVSPLPSGRLVPAAALAAAASAPAAGAAGETANSEQLQTWWHDNHEFNTSSPVGGDKVRRSSFYDVKVATAAAPTTKYDSFAYMSIPRSGKGKIGYTKEDGAEFSASANLTMSWSSFQYTADVWVDVSLRTDQSISSADQVKIKPSSLNFDKELVNSKTVRVKVPYSSKGYRFSVEFDPQLYTAYNDMSGPANDAGKLTTTGGGNNRAIHTEPRNSMMIFAEPTPTGAEKERLIPTAASGSIHYPEPGQVTNLNNISQDIIYFRPGTYTMGSKYHAVLPANVKWVYLAPGAYVKGAFRFFHDTQGLYKVTGYGVLSGEQYVYEADTNNNYDHLSGASNCHASCVKMLQFQSADAQQYLDLQGVTINEPPYHSFVVYGNEQTFQMRVDNYKQVGSWYWQTDGIELYRGSTMKNTFFNANDDVLKMYHSDVNIDNTVIWKNENGPVIQWGWTPRNIDNVRVTNTHVIHNRMYWKDVKYNTCILNSSSHWEDMGSTTKGDPNTKVQNMTFENITVEGQTNCAIRVFALSSTENILVKNLKIDSWNGLDPGSQVSLLKRYTNTAGQKVTLGNETAQSKGLKLENYTVGGTVINKSGTNWGADQPGRLGFDAETWDNWNAWGAGGNPTPDPEPSAGSGRIVNGGTTKCIDRAGAGTANGTAIQQWTCANTASMTWTLDGQQLKSGGKCLDVEGGATANGTKAHLWDCGGWDSQKWAFQANGTLKNLKSGRCLDVEGQSTANGARLHLWDCSTWASQKFSLTA